In Vigna angularis cultivar LongXiaoDou No.4 chromosome 8, ASM1680809v1, whole genome shotgun sequence, the DNA window AGGTTGaatgaactagtataaaaagtgtggattgttataattattttcaaacacCGTTTTCCATTTAAACGCTTTCTTCAACTAAGTGTTTAACCTACTATGCATATCGTTACTGCTAAGTAACTTAATcacaatttatgaaaaatatttagaacatTATTCAACTCTCTCCTAGTCCATGtaatattttcttatgtttaaatttaggtttaatagcactgatggtcccaatttttgtcagttttgttcaaaatggtctcatttttttaaatcttcaaTGTAGTCCTACAGGttgtaatttgtgtttaatttagtcctttttgcaaacgtcgtttaaatcgttaacagTCAAATGTCCAGCTATGCAATCAGtgacacatcatcatcatctcctacgtccaaaaaccctaattttctcCTACAAAGAAACCCTAACCACCACCTAACCCTAATCGTCGCCGCCACGCTCATGGTTAGCCACCATCTTCGCACCTCCATCATCAGACATCTGGAAACCCTAACCAGATGGTCACGCCGTTGTTCCAAACGTTCCGCCACAAGCATCGTGAAACTGAATCGCAAGTTCCTCACACCTTTGAGCAACGTCGTGAAGCCTCTTCATTCTCCATCAGCCACCACCAACCTGAAACACAAAAGATCAAAACCCACAGAACCAAAAATCTCCTTCAAACCAGAAGTGTGATTCACGCTGCAACGGTGAAGAGccaccaacatcatcatcaacctCTCGTGAGCAAAACCCAAATCGCAAAAATGTAAACCCAAATCGCATCAGCGCCTCTCCACAAGCTTCTACACCGCGCCTTCTTCATTCACCTGCAAGTTAAAAACTTAGAAACAAACCAACTATCACGAAGTTCACCATATCTGCCGTGAAGGAGAAACCTTATTCTCGCGTGACGGTAATGGAGCAAGCTTTTCTCCAATTTGTAGATGcaaatttgaaaccctaattttaaggtgaaaagaaaaagggttgCCACATGTCAAGCCCTCATTGGCATGACCATCCTTAGTCAATTCTGGTCCTAACCACGTTAACCAATAACTATCATGTAATTCACTGGTTAGTGATGTGTCGTTTACGATTTAAACGGCATTTGCAAAatggactaaattgaacacagATTACGACTTTTACAACTTTATTGAACATTTAAAAAGAATGAGACCATTTTGAACAAAGATGACAAAAATTGAGATCATTAGTactattaaaccttaaaattatGAGTTAGAGTTTATTTTAGCGAAATTGATAGAAATGTTTAATTTCACAATTGAGATGTATACGCTCGAagagaaaaaatgttaaaagttatatattacTAGAGATACCAATAATCTATTCTTATTCTTAGTGTTCAATAACTGCAAATCCGGTGTGTGATGTATAATATGTTGGATTGCAAATCTCTTTTTTAGTGGGTGATTGTTGTGGTTTTATAGTTGATTTCCATTTGTCGGGTGGAAGACATTGAAATCTCTAAAACTTGTGTAGCAGTTAATTTCAACCGTAATAAATACTGTCTGATTTAATTACAACAGAGGAAACTAAAAATAAAGGAGAATAAGAATTCATTAACGTCACTTTCATGGAGAGGAAACTAAGGCAAAAGTTTAAATATGTACAGAGGGAGAAGCCATCACAGAACACAAGATTCATGCGAGTCACATGctaaaagacattaaaaagaaCAACCAATGATGCATGGCACAAGAAAACAAGGTTCATGTCAAGAACTGAAGTCATTGATAACGTCATGCAGCTTTCTTTCCAAAACCTGAGAGCAAATCTGTCCCATGTTGCGGTAGAAAGTCAGCAGGTCATAAAGTTGCTCCACTGACATATTTCCCATTACATTTTTCgccattttctctcttccttcgTTCAGCTTCAGTCTCTCCACGTATGAACCTGCATTCCTCACTGTTGCTCCCATTTGCTTCAACCGATTCTCTTGCTGCACGCTTAACACTGTGTTTGACTGCAAATTCAAACGCGCTTTCATTCTTAATCAAAAGGAAAACTTGTCGGTGCAATCCAAACTCGTTATCCCAAAAATTGATCTTTTACTTGAGTTGAAAAATTAGTCTCAAACTTTATTAACTTCCACTTTCGATTCTTAACGTGTGCACAGACTAAGTTGACTTTCTATCaatttgctgataaaaaaaagacaTCACCTTAACCATACGTAAAAAACTGTAAAAGACATGACATCACATGAACATTTACACCATCATTCGTTGATTGAGAGAATAACTAAATTGATCTAATGTTTTACGAGCTCAAGAGAAGGAAAAAATTGAGAGATTTTTAGCTGAAATTGAATAAGAAATATGAAAGGTGTGCAGTTTTGTACCTCCAGAAATTCTGCTCCAACTTCAAGTTCAGAATCTTTAGAGGAGCAATTCCCACGGCCTGTGGTGTATAGGTTTTTGGCAAGTGAAAAGCTACGCACTATAATTTTCCTCTTGTTCTCCATTTCCTTGTTCAGTTTCACAGGCTTTGGCACAGATGTTAAACTGTTATGTTTTTTCTGATAAGCAATCACAGCCTTCACAAATTCCTGCATGATAATAACAATGCATCATTAGCTAAATCTGTAATCAATGTATAGCATAGCATCAGAttaataaaaacagaaataaaaacaaccttATAAGCAAAGGGGCAGCCAGGATAATCAAATTCATCAGAATTAGGCTTTCTCATACGCTCAGGGTGAAATTGCAATCCCATGATAAATTTCCCATCTTCAGGGTTATAAGCATGAGGGTCATAAAACCCTTCAATCAAACCATCAGCAGCAAAGGCCATAGGAACGAAACGTTGAGCTAACCTCTTAACCCCTTGATGGTGATAACTGTTAACCAAAATCtccctttcttctccttcttttccttcctcaCGAAACCAGTTCCACAAAGGGCTGCTTTCTACGAGCTTCACAGCATGCCTATGCCCATCATAATCATCGTAGTTTATGTGCATCACTCTATTACTCTCCGCACACCCTTTTGAAAGTTCTTTCCCAATGTCCTGGTAAAGGGTACCCCCACATGCAACATTGAGGACCTGGGAGCCCCGGCAGATACCCAGATAGGGAATGTTCCTCTCGAGACAGAGTTTGGCGAGGCTCAACTCGATGGAGTCTTTCTCTTTGTCAATGGAAGTGTCACTGGAATGAAGCCTTCTGATTTCTTCCAACTCCTCTGGGGACAGAGCAGAGCCATGATCGTCTTGCTGGTACCAACATGGCTCGATGTCTTCTCCTTCGCAGAGAAGAACGCCATGGATTGGCTCGAAGCTGGTTAACAAGGATTGGACACCGGAAACGCGAGGCACGATCACAGGTACTGCGCCATAGCTCACTATGAGATCAAGATGGTATTCCCCTGAAGAatagaaaatgatgaaaaagaTGATTCAAATGTTGGTAATCTGCTGAATAATGAAATGAATGTTAGTTAGTTAGTTACCGACGAAATCCACGAACTTGTTCTTGCGAAGCGTTCGTCTAGAAACGATGAGAACACGAGGGAGTATGCCAGAGAGATCCGAAGACATAATGAGCGATGTGGGGCTAATCACACGCTAAGCTATACTATTCAGAACAAAGCTCGACTCAAAATGCAGTGCTATGTTGGACTCTCACCATGCTTCTATTTATAGGGGTGAaattcaaatctttatagataaattaaaaatatttaaacatagcATGTCAAAGTaacatttattatgtaattatgaattttatatctGCCACGTTGATAATTAATATAGATccgtttttttctttttattttaataaaaacgtgttttttctttttattttaattaaaacgcGGGGGACTCATTGCTTCTCCTAGTAAGGTATCTTATCTTGGATCAAGTAACTAACATGACACCAGTTTTTGCActttaattaagttaattaatcttttatataatgaaaaattagtgttattcataaataaatctATATCATTATAAATTGCAGTTAATATGTAAAGATaagattttgttttatcttataGAAGTAGAGAtattaaataactaattaatatttatatttaaaagatatatattctcaaaaaagaaaaaatttggtgaGTGAATGAACTATCTCttttaggctttgttcacttgaatggatttggagagGGTGGTTGAATGGATTCGAGGGGATTTGaagttgtttatttgagtggattttgaaagtaagtgagagtggatttggaagtaaataacaaaaaatttaccttcaaatcctctcaaattcattcaagtgaacaagggcTTAGTGAGACAAAACAGAATTTCTTCAATGAACAAGTGAAGCtacatatttgttttttataaactagagaaaataaatatttaaacaagtGAAGCTAccatacaattttcttttatgaatatatacatgtttttaagcaactaataaaattattttaagcaATTTTCTTGAATTAAGTGCTTAATTAAGGCTGTCTGCAATCTGCAATCTGCCTCAGCAAGCATGATCCCTCACTAGCTACATTTGCATGCccttttacaataattataaaaccTTCCTATAATGAATATTTgtgattttctttttgattGTATTGTTAATGATCATTGTCTATGTTGAAGAGGAGTATAGCTAGtgttatatgtgtttttttttagggttaaacatgtttttagtctctaaactattggccgtttctggttttcgtccctctttcaaagtatggtacaatttggtcctcattattttcgaaacgttcgttttagtcctcgaatttttggttttagtcctcatttgttgctaaatgaggaccaaatttttttaagcagtgtttagttttcgaggactaaaacgaacgtttcgaaaagaatgaggaccaaattgtaccttactttaaAAGAGGGATGAAAACCAGAAACAagcaatagtttagggactaaaaacatatttaaccctaaaaataattagttagtAATGcgaaatttatttatgtattataatttaatcatatatatgaTCTTTATAAGATTTTCTTACGTCAAAGATAAAATACATCTATCCTAGAAATAGGAGAAAACGAATAGTTAATGACACAGTAACAATATATCTGAcaaacttaattataataagattttgaatgttataaaactatattttaaaaatgggtttttttttttatctacatGAATGTTATATTTTAGTCGTATTTGATCTAGAGGAATCATTAAGCTTTCAGATCTTCATATATAATAcaagaaactaaaatttaactatCAATTTTgagtttcaaatttaataattcaaCAATTGAGTTGTTCATTAAGAAAAAACTGTACTCAGGTTGAAACATAAAATGGATAATTATTTAACCAAGATAATGTTTaaagttgaaataaaagaaaaagcaaagaaaaaataatcatactaacacaaattcaattattgataaaatcatagacggatctttattaataattttggaaAAGCGAAAGTAATTGACTcaaaacttatatatttaattactatCACTATATAAATTGAATACAtcatttagtatttttttcaatatattatatataattttaattttttccaatatataaatgtaatttaaaaaagttcTAAGAGATTTGGATGGATAGGGCACTTCCTATCTCTTCTAAGGTCTGCCCTGATAACATTTTTAATGGAAATTATATAACATCACAACTTACACTTAAAGCTAAAACAAATCCGTTCATTGTTAAATGTGAAAATTGTACAAATAAGAcataaaaaaaagggttaaatatgtttttagtccctaaactattggtcgtttctggttttcgtccctctttcaaagtaaagtacaatttggtcctcattcttttcgaaacgttTGTTTTAGTCATAAAAAACTAAACACGGTTTAAAAGTCCAATTtaacacaatttaatttttttttccacctTTCAAAACACctttttaataacataatattaacAAAGTTTAAGCTCTAAAGTACATGATATCTTAAATATGATATTTGATTATATCCTTAAAAACGTgggaaaatgttttaaaaattcaatgcagttaggcttaaa includes these proteins:
- the LOC108319000 gene encoding putative glutamine amidotransferase GAT1_2.1; this translates as MSSDLSGILPRVLIVSRRTLRKNKFVDFVGEYHLDLIVSYGAVPVIVPRVSGVQSLLTSFEPIHGVLLCEGEDIEPCWYQQDDHGSALSPEELEEIRRLHSSDTSIDKEKDSIELSLAKLCLERNIPYLGICRGSQVLNVACGGTLYQDIGKELSKGCAESNRVMHINYDDYDGHRHAVKLVESSPLWNWFREEGKEGEEREILVNSYHHQGVKRLAQRFVPMAFAADGLIEGFYDPHAYNPEDGKFIMGLQFHPERMRKPNSDEFDYPGCPFAYKEFVKAVIAYQKKHNSLTSVPKPVKLNKEMENKRKIIVRSFSLAKNLYTTGRGNCSSKDSELEVGAEFLESNTVLSVQQENRLKQMGATVRNAGSYVERLKLNEGREKMAKNVMGNMSVEQLYDLLTFYRNMGQICSQVLERKLHDVINDFSS